In Cervus elaphus chromosome 5, mCerEla1.1, whole genome shotgun sequence, the following proteins share a genomic window:
- the FZD10 gene encoding frizzled-10 — protein sequence MQRPGPRLWLVLQVMGSCAAISSMDMERPGDGKCQPIEIPMCKDIGYNMTRMPNLMGHENQREAAIQLHEFAPLVEYGCHGHLRFFLCSLYAPMCTEQVSTPIPACRVMCEQARLKCSPIMEQFNFKWPDSLDCSKLPNKNDPNYLCMEAPNNGSDEPARGSGMFPPLFRPQRPHSAQEHQLKDGGPGRTGCDNPGKFHHVEKSASCAPLCTPGVDVYWSRDDKRFAVVWLAVWSVLCFFSSAFTVLTFLIDPARFRYPERPIIFLSMCYCVYSVGYIIRLFAGAESIACDRDSGQLYVIQEGLESTGCTLVFLVLYYFGMASSLWWVILTLTWFLAAGKKWGHEAIEANSSYFHLAAWAIPAVKTILILVMRRVAGDELTGVCYVGNMDINALTGFVLIPLACYLIIGTSFILSGFVALFHIRRVMKTGGENTDKLEKLMVRIGVFSVLYTVPATCVIACYFYERLNVEYWKILATQHKCKMNNQTKNLDCLMATSIPAVEIFMVKIFMLLVVGITSGMWVWTSKTLQSWQNVCSRRFKKKSRRKPASVITSSGIYKKAQHPPKTHLGKYEIPAQPPTCV from the coding sequence ATGCAGCGCCCGGGCCCCCGGCTGTGGCTCGTCCTGCAGGTGATGGGCTCGTGTGCCGCCATCAGCTCCATGGACATGGAGCGGCCGGGCGACGGCAAGTGCCAGCCCATCGAGATCCCGATGTGCAAGGACATTGGCTACAACATGACCCGCATGCCCAACCTGATGGGCCATGAGAATCAGCGCGAGGCCGCCATCCAGCTGCACGAGTTCGCGCCGCTGGTGGAGTACGGCTGCCACGGCCACCTCCGCTTCTTTCTGTGTTCCCTGTACGCGCCCATGTGCACCGAGCAAGTCTCCACCCCTATCCCCGCCTGCCGGGTCATGTGCGAGCAGGCCCGGCTCAAGTGCTCCCCGATCATGGAGCAGTTCAACTTCAAGTGGCCcgactccctggactgcagcaaacTCCCCAACAAGAACGACCCCAATTACCTGTGCATGGAGGCGCCCAACAACGGCTCGGACGAGCCCGCGCGGGGCTCGGGCATGTTCCCGCCGCTCTTCAGGCCGCAGCGACCCCACAGCGCGCAGGAGCACCAGCTGAAGGATGGGGGGCCGGGGCGCACCGGCTGCGACAACCCTGGCAAGTTTCACCACGTGGAGAAGAGCGCGTCGTGCGCGCCGCTCTGCACGCCGGGCGTGGACGTGTACTGGAGCCGCGACGACAAGCGCTTCGCGGTGGTCTGGCTGGCTGTCTGGTCCGTACTCTGCTTCTTCTCCAGTGCCTTCACGGTGCTCACCTTCCTCATCGACCCAGCGCGCTTCCGGTACCCCGAGCGCCCCATCATCTTCCTGTCCATGTGCTACTGCGTCTACTCGGTGGGCTACATCATCCGCCTCTTTGCGGGCGCCGAGAGCATCGCCTGCGACCGGGACAGCGGACAGCTGTATGTCATCCAGGAGGGTCTGGAGAGCACCGGCTGCACCTTGGTCTTCCTGGTCCTTTACTACTTCGGCATGGCCAGCTCCCTGTGGTGGGTGATTCTCACCCTCACCTGGTTCCTGGCCGCGGGCAAGAAGTGGGGCCACGAGGCCATCGAGGCCAACAGCAGCTACTTCCACCTGGCCGCCTGGGCCATTCCGGCCGTGAAGACCATTCTGATCTTGGTGATGCGCCGGGTGGCGGGGGACGAGCTGACCGGCGTCTGCTATGTGGGCAACATGGACATCAACGCCCTCACTGGCTTCGTGCTCATCCCCCTGGCCTGTTACCTCATCATCGGCACTTCCTTTATTCTCTCGGGCTTCGTGGCCCTTTTCCACATCCGGAGGGTGATGAAAACGGGTGGGGAGAACACGGACAAGCTCGAGAAGCTCATGGTGCGGATCGGGGTCTTCTCCGTGCTCTACACGGTGCCGGCCACTTGTGTGATTGCCTGCTACTTTTACGAACGCCTCAACGTGGAGTACTGGAAAATCCTGGCCACGCAGCACAAGTGCAAAATGAACAACCAGACCAAAAACCTGGACTGTCTGATGGCCACCTCCATCCCCGCGGTGGAGATCTTCATGGTGAAGATTTTCATGCTGCTGGTGGTGGGCATCACCAGCGGCATGTGGGTCTGGACATCTAAGACTCTGCAGTCCTGGCAGAACGTTTGCAGCCGCAGGTTCAAGAAAAAGAGCCGGAGAAAACCGGCCAGCGTGATCACCAGCAGTGGAATTTACAAAAAAGCCCAGCATCCCCCCAAAACCCATCTCGGGAAATATGAAATCCCCGCCCAGCCTCCCACCTGTGTGTAA